TCTTTTATGGAGGATGAGGTTGGGGTACAGTTAGCAATTGTTAATGTATTCAATGCATGGTTCTTCCCTTCCACGATGAATGTGTTTGTATATTCAACATTTTGCAGGTTGGTCAGAGTTCTCTATTAGCTTCTGCGAATACACTACAAAGGACTTCTGCTGAAAACAACATGGGTTTCAAGAACCATTCTTACAAGATCTCACAACCTACAAGTAACGTAACTCCCAAAgctaaagaaaatgaaagaaggCCTTCAATCCAAGGAACCAACTTGAAAGGATCAACAAGTAGGTACGTTTGTTCTGCTGGTGAATATCTCCATTACATTTTTCCAACCGTTTTCAAAGTTTGTGGACAGTGTGACCAGTGAAAGCAAGCAAAGAACTGCTGTAGTCAATGATAAAAAGAATGACGGTGGATCAACAAAGGTGCATATACGTCTTTGCAATGTAAGAAGAATTAGAGAAAATGAATTTCTTTGATAATACTTTTCTTACGGTTGCTCCATTGAATTCTTAGTGATGTCTGCTATTTCCTGCTGAACTGCATTTACCTTGACAGGCAAGTAACAAtacaaaagaacaaagaaaaagaaaggcaGAGCAGACATCATCCAAGATCTTAAGTATAAAAAGCATATATGAGGTGACAATATGATTAAGTTGTTTCATCTGTTTctggtttaaattttttacattgaaCACTACCGTATATTTTCTgcatgatatattttaaaattattttcactgTGTTTGAATATTACAATCAGATATAAAATATGATTCAACATTAGGAGACTCATGATTTAATTCTAGACTCGAGATAACCTTGTTTTTTTAATGCAATATCCATTTTGTCACCGTTTATATTTAGAACTCATAAACACCAGTAATTTAATGAGACATTAAAAACATGTAACCTTCAGCCGAATGGTTCAAGATGCTTATGATATTTGGTTCTTTCAGCGGCAGGATATTCGTTCAACTAAGCAACAACAATCCAGGATGATGTCTGGAACTGGTATGTTTGAAGTTAAACAATTTGTCATTTAATAATGAAGAAAATTCAAGTTTGATGAACTGAGATTTGATCAGTGGGAGGTGCCAAGAGTGTGACTCATACTGAAAATATCAATGCTGATGATGAAAATACAAATATTGAAACGGAAAACTTTGAAGCAAATCCAAGTGATCCGAATCAGAATTTGCATATAGACCTCAATGCATCTTCCGCTAATCCTGTACTTGAAGAGGTACTAAAATTTTCTGAGTTATATGTCACATGTGAGCTTATAGCCTTTCTATATTAGGAAAGGGAATCAATGTTCTGAATGAATGCCTAAGATAAagggaaaataaatttaatatatcataaattcGTTAGACCTTTGCGATATGTATTAAGAAGTGGATTTAAGCCctggttagagtctatcctaaccATAATATTAGAGTCAGATTAAAACCTATGTtagtgatattttttgttttttgggcATTTCTATTTCACCGTTGTCGGGCTGGACCACCCAATTTTTACTATCACGCATGAGATGtttatacctcggcgtgaaggggtgtgttggaagtctcacatcgactaaagataaggttaatttataatatataagtgaggtgcaaacctcacaaGCTGAtttgtaggattgagttagacttaaaaaacCACTTTTTAgtaaggtttaattgcttcctttgtccccagtttggttgaattgtgtcaaattcatcctcatttttaaaaaagtttcattgtcgtcctcacgtggtgtaaaagtgtcaattgaatccaaacatagaaaaaatttgtgtcaatgtagtcatctccgttaaatacacactaacggtgttaagtggctgatAATTTGGCACTGACGTGTCAATGACGTGGCACTTAGAGGGTTACTTAGCAACTGAAACACGCATTACGATGACGCTGGTCGCGTTCTTCCTCACCGCCACCAAGCTCGCCAAGCTCGCCGGAGCTCTCTTTACTCTCACCGTTGCCGCCAACGCCTTCTCCTACTCCCGCTTCCGCAAGAACAACCTTCGCCGATTCCGCTCCCCTATCGACGAAACTTCCGACAAAGAGAGCTCGGATTAAAATATACTCAGTGTCCTGGAGCTCTCTTCGTCCCCTCCGTAAACCTCGTCGCAGACGATTGCCTCTCCTTCTTCAACTCTATCAAACAACAAAACCCCCAATTCCAACACCTCCCCTCTTTTCTCTTCGGCGAGTCCATGGGCGCCGCCATCTGCCTCCTCATTCACTTCCTCTCCCCGGAACCCTTCAACGGCGCCGTTTTAGTCGCCCCCATGTGCAAAATCTCCGACAGCGTCAGACCCAGATGGCCCATTCCCCAGATCCTCACCTTCCTCGCCAGATTCTTCCCCACTCTCCCCATCGTCCCCACCCCCGATCTCCTCTTCAAGTCCGTCAAGGTTCCCCGCAAGAAACTCATCGCCAACATGAACCCTTTGAGGTATCGCGGAAAGCCGAGGTTGGGCACCGTCGTCGAACTTTTAAGGGTTACCGACTTCCTCAATCAGAGGCTCTCTGATGTCAACCTTCCTTTCATTGTCTTGCACGGCAGCGCCGATGCTGTCACCGACCCCGATGTGAGTAGGGAGTTGTACCGCGAAGC
The Vigna angularis cultivar LongXiaoDou No.4 chromosome 5, ASM1680809v1, whole genome shotgun sequence genome window above contains:
- the LOC128196740 gene encoding caffeoylshikimate esterase-like produces the protein MGAAICLLIHFLSPEPFNGAVLVAPMCKISDSVRPRWPIPQILTFLARFFPTLPIVPTPDLLFKSVKVPRKKLIANMNPLRYRGKPRLGTVVELLRVTDFLNQRLSDVNLPFIVLHGSADAVTDPDVSRELYREARTLDKTIKVYDGMMHSLLFGETDENVEIVRNDVLSWLLARSGGETRLQ